In the Juglans microcarpa x Juglans regia isolate MS1-56 chromosome 6D, Jm3101_v1.0, whole genome shotgun sequence genome, one interval contains:
- the LOC121235991 gene encoding endoglucanase 1-like — MALSTTAFSNMVQILCLTLCSLTLLCSAFTSQDYSEALEKSILFFEGQRSGKLPSNQRLTWRADSGLSDGSSYHVDLVGGYYDAGDNVKFGLPMAFTTTLLAWSVIEFGNSMHNEIENARAAIKWSTDYLLKAATATPDTLYVQVGDPNMDHRCWERPEDMDTPRNVYKVSAQNPGSDVAAETAAALAAASIVFKDSNPSYSTKLLHTAMEVFDFADRHRGSYSDSLNSVVCPFYCSYSGYHDELLWGASWIHTASQNSTYLAYIMSNGHTLGADDDDYSFSWDDKRAGTKVLLSKGFLEKSTEALQLYKAHSDNYICSLMPGTSSFQAQYTPGGLFYKASESNLQYVTSTAFLLLTYAKYLSSNDGVATCGGSTVKAENLISQAKKQVDYVLGNNPAKMSYMVGFGERYPQHVHHRGSSLPSIHAHPDHIACNNGFQYLNSGSPNPNILVGAIVGGPDSKDNFSDDRNNYQQSEPATYINAPFVGALAFFSS; from the exons atggctCTTAGTACCACCGCATTTTCAAATATGGTGCAAATTCTATGCTTAACTCTTTGTTCTCTCACCTTGCTTTGCTCTGCCTTCACTTCTCAAGATTACTCTGAAGCTCTTGAGAAATCCATCCTCTTCTTCGAGGGGCAGCGGTCAGGAAAGTTGCCATCAAACCAGAGGCTCACATGGAGGGCTGACTCTGGGCTATCAGATGGATCTTCATATCAT GTGGATTTGGTTGGGGGTTATTATGATGCTGGAGATAATGTCAAGTTCGGCCTACCAATGGCCTTCACCACTACACTATTAGCATGGAGTGTCATTGAGTTTGGTAACTCCATGCACAACGAGATTGAGAATGCCAGAGCTGCCATCAAATGGAGCACTGATTATCTTTTAAAAGCTGCCACTGCAACCCCGGATACCTTATACGTCCAA GTGGGAGATCCAAATATGGATCATCGCTGCTGGGAGAGGCCAGAGGATATGGATACGCCACGCAATGTCTACAAGGTATCTGCTCAAAACCCAGGATCAGATGTAGCAGCAGAGACGGCTGCTGCACTGGCTGCAGCTTCAATAGTATTCAAAGACTCCAACCCCTCTTATTCCACCAAATTGCTTCATACGGCCATGGAA GTATTCGATTTTGCAGACAGGCATAGAGGTTCTTACAGTGACTCTCTCAATTCAGTTGTCTGCCCATTTTACTGCTCTTACTCAGGCTACCAT GATGAGCTTCTTTGGGGTGCATCGTGGATTCATACTGCCTCACAGAACAGCACATACTTGGCTTACATCATGTCCAATGGCCACACCTTGGGCGCAGATGATGATGACTACTCTTTCAGTTGGGATGACAAGCGAGCCGGGACCAAAGTTTTGCTTTCCAAG GGTTTTCTAGAGAAGAGTACTGAAGCATTGCAGCTATACAAAGCACACTCAGACAACTACATATGTTCTCTAATGCCCGGAACATCTAGTTTTCAGGCTCAGTATACCCCTG GGGGACTTTTCTACAAAGCAAGTGAAAGCAATCTGCAGTATGTTACTTCCACAGCTTTCCTCCTCCTAACATATGCCAAGTATCTTAGCTCCAATGACGGAGTTGCCACGTGCGGTGGTTCGACAGTCAAGGCAGAAAATCTCATTTCACAGGCAAAGAAGCAAGTTGACTACGTTTTAGGAAATAATCCGGCAAAGATGTCTTACATGGTCGGCTTCGGAGAGAGATACCCACAGCACGTCCACCATAGGGGCTCCTCTCTTCCTTCTATACATGCACACCCTGATCACATTGCCTGCAACAATGGTTTTCAATACCTGAATTCCGGCTCACCCAATCCAAATATCCTTGTTGGAGCCATAGTTGGTGGCCCTGATAGTAAAGACAACTTCTCTGATGATAGGAACAACTACCAGCAATCTGAGCCAGCTACATATATAAatgcaccatttgttggtgctcttgctttcttttcttcttag